A genomic segment from Aspergillus puulaauensis MK2 DNA, chromosome 1, nearly complete sequence encodes:
- a CDS encoding putative integral membrane protein Pth11-like (COG:S;~EggNog:ENOG410PFIG;~TransMembrane:7 (o30-51i63-83o103-122i142-166o189-213i225-245o257-282i);~antiSMASH:Cluster_1.7) has translation MQSLLQPRGIYSEVPPDIRTRLDDNPTLLVSWWATGVSLAIIVTRLCGRYVRIERLFREDKIMMASIIPLLARMAFVHVVLIWGTNNTKVQGLTDEQIRHREIGSRMVLAARIFYAIFIWAAKLTVCEFLHRIAGMTWRRSLRVFLIFIYYFLASTLLAVVIATLAECHPFSHHWQVVPDPGPKCRSGYANVITMGACDIVTDLLLVAYPIPLIMRSNMSARRKFALVTLFALSLILVAITSYRVPAVIQHTGSQQYRSLLASLEILAATAVSNVVVISSFVRDKGVKKAKYKNTLGSASVNESLDHSSTRRATITNHQWGSDSDLARDLGFRLDPELYPRDSAEPRPAPIVTGGLVDPNWSFSQQTTTFDDQSSTSNSLDMKVSPHEYLRSNRTTRDQSEGSPDQVPIFDVGGLLTQPTPPSTSHRSGPPTDTLSPQSQTTRNSNNPVLALQDIRGLVSPSGDISPLTTSPSQHLPPSTLNPPRPGGLRRSSQQGRRRSSVHFSDSADSPVSSLRTQSQSATIHENADEFELQDVGGLLSRNT, from the exons ATGCAATCGCTGCTTCAGCCACGAGGAATCTACTCAGAAGTCCCTCCAGATATCCGGACGAGACTCGATGACAATCCGACACTTTTGGTGAGTTGGTGGGCGACAGGTGTGTCGCTTGCCATTATTGTCACCCGACTCTGTGGCCGCTATGTGCGCATCGAGCGTCTTTTCCGCGAAGACAAAATCATGATGGCTAGTATTATTCCTCTACTGGCGAGGATGGCGTTTGTGCATGTTGTGTTGATCTGGGGCACCAACAACACGAAGGTGCAAGGTTTAACCGACGAGCAGATTAGACATAGGGAAATTGGGAGTCGAATGGTCCTCGCTGCCCGTATCTTCTATGCAATTTT TATCTGGGCAGCCAAGCTCACCGTCTGTGAATTCCTCCATCGGATTGCCGGAATGACATGGCGACGGTCGCTTCGAGttttcctcatcttcatctacTATTTCCTAGCTTCAACCCTACTCGCAGTAGTCATCGCGACGCTCGCTGAGTGCCATCCATTTAGTCACCACTGGCAAGTCGTACCAGACCCAGGTCCGAAGTGTCGCTCTGGCTATGCCAACGTCATCACAATGGGCGCGTGCGACATCGTCACCGATCTACTCCTTGTTGCGTATCCAATTCCTCTCATCATGCGATCAAACATGTCGGCGAGGCGAAAATTCGCTCTTGTCACTCTATTTGCCCTATCGTTGATACTGGTTGCAATCACCAGCTACCGAGTACCGGCTGTGATACAACACACAGGCTCCCAGCAATATCGATCACTTTTAGCCTCCCTGGAGATATTAGCCGCTACCGCAGTCTCAAATGTAGTAGTCATTAGCTCATTCGTCAGGGACAAGGGCGTCAAGAAAGCCAAATACAAAAATACCTTGGGCTCCGCTTCCGTCAACGAGAGCCTAGACCACAGCTCTACTCGCCGTGCAACCATCACCAATCACCAATGGGGCAGTGACTCCGATCTCGCTCGCGATCTGGGCTTCCGTCTCGACCCCGAACTATACCCTCGTGATAGTGCCGAACCACGCCCAGCCCCCATCGTTACTGGGGGCCTGGTAGACCCGAACTGGTCCTTCAGCCAACAAACGACCACCTTCGATGACCAGTCGTCTACAAGCAACAGCCTCGACATGAAGGTCAGCCCGCACGAATACCTCCGCTCAAACAGAACCACCCGTGACCAATCTGAGGGCTCTCCCGACCAAGTCCCAATCTTCGATGTCGGCGGACTTCTCACTCAACCTACGCCCCCATCAACCAGCCACCGCAGCGGCCCTCCCACCGACACCCTGTCGCCGCAGTCCCAAACCACCCGCAACTCAAACAACcccgtcctcgccctccaagACATAAGAGGCCTTGTCTCACCTTCAGGCGATATATCCCCTCTAacaacctcaccctcacaACACCTCCCACCTTCAACCCTCAACCCTCCACGTCCCGGCGGTCTCCGACGCAGCTCCCAACAGGGCCGACGCCGCTCAAGTGTGCATTTCAGCGATTCCGCCGATTCACCTGTGTCGTCATTACGGACCCAATCCCAATCAGCGACTATCCACGAGAACGCGGACGAATTCGAGCTCCAGGATGTAGGGGGGTTGCTTTCGCGGAACACATGA
- a CDS encoding PLAC8 family protein (COG:S;~EggNog:ENOG410PQR3;~InterPro:IPR006461;~PFAM:PF04749;~TransMembrane:1 (o47-68i);~antiSMASH:Cluster_1.7): MSNEWSNSIWDCCSPAKTCMIGWCCACFMYGRTSERLQDPALKEGSYVNGDCCLFVLASYCGLSWVLMMMKRRDLREKFGIKGSVGEDCILSCCCPCCSLVQQEKELDAQASRFQAATGYEAPAAMAYPPK; encoded by the exons ATGTCGAACGAGTGGAGCAACTCTATCTGGGACTGCTGCAGCCCTGCCAAAACAT GCATGATTGGCTGGTGCTGTGCCTGTTTCATGTACGGTCGAACCTCTGAGCGCCTTCAAGACCCCGCGCTGAAAGAAGGCTCCTACGTTAACGGAGAC TGCtgcctcttcgtcctcgccaGTTACTGCGGTCTCAGCTGGGTCCTCATGATGATGAAGCGCCGCGACCTGCGCGAGAAGTTCGGCATCAAGGGTTCAGTCGGCGAAGACTGCATcctctcctgctgctgcccctgcTGCTCCCTCgtgcagcaggagaaggagctcGACGCTCAGGCCAGCCGCTTCCAGGCTGCGACTGGTTACGAGGCTCCTGCGGCTATGGCGTACCCTCCGAAATAA